The Stygiolobus azoricus genome window below encodes:
- a CDS encoding uL15 family ribosomal protein, giving the protein MVVRKEKKSRKYRGYRTHGWGTKGQHRDRGAEGGRTVGMHKEKWSWLVKYGEGWYGKHGFRNPTSKVINSINLRKLQTLIDNGTIILTEENGKQVIDLEKYGYEKLLAGGSLTSKVVIKVKHATEKAVEKVKQLGGEIILTSKE; this is encoded by the coding sequence ATGGTAGTAAGAAAAGAAAAGAAAAGTAGGAAGTATAGGGGATACAGAACACATGGATGGGGAACAAAAGGGCAGCATAGGGATAGAGGTGCGGAAGGTGGAAGAACTGTAGGAATGCATAAGGAGAAGTGGTCTTGGTTAGTTAAGTATGGAGAAGGCTGGTATGGTAAGCACGGATTTAGGAATCCTACGTCTAAAGTTATTAATTCAATTAACTTAAGAAAACTTCAAACTTTAATAGACAATGGGACAATTATACTCACGGAGGAAAATGGTAAGCAAGTAATAGATTTAGAGAAATATGGATATGAGAAGTTACTTGCTGGTGGTAGTTTAACTTCTAAGGTTGTAATAAAAGTTAAACATGCTACGGAAAAAGCTGTCGAAAAGGTCAAACAATTAGGAGGAGAAATTATATTAACCTCAAAGGAGTAA
- the secY gene encoding preprotein translocase subunit SecY, with product MGFVDFLEKLGEYLPAVTKPKQKPSLSQKLMWSFIALIVYLVMSSIPLYGVSSTNSFLSNFLAEQIIFASSQGTLAQLGIGPIITSGLIMQILVGSKLIEMDLANEEDQIKFTEAEKGLAFIFIIVESALFGYVFTKATSSLLLAAIVTAQLIVATYIILLLDEMIQKGWGLGSGISLFILAGVTKIMFWDMFGIANVQNQDLPVGFFPTLVSYIVSGKNLLNLIVNTSTKTPFQPDLVGLISTIALILLIIYLTNINVQIPVTSPRLRGIRSTIPLNFLYVSSIPVIFVSVLGADFELFASIASGVSSAAGTILGDIANAFFFPPSNIPHSVYALVLDPVGAVIYAAVFIVLSIVFGILWIDVAGLDPATQAQQMVEAGVEIPGMRNNPKVIESILAKYIYPLGFYSSLIVGVIAVLATFLGVYGTGVGLLLAVTIAVQYYNLLAYERTLEMYPLLKRIIGE from the coding sequence ATGGGTTTTGTTGACTTCTTAGAAAAATTAGGGGAATACTTACCAGCTGTAACTAAACCTAAGCAAAAGCCTTCTTTGAGCCAAAAGTTAATGTGGTCATTTATCGCTCTTATTGTATATCTAGTAATGTCATCAATCCCCTTGTATGGTGTCTCATCTACAAATTCTTTTTTAAGTAACTTTTTAGCTGAACAAATAATCTTTGCATCTTCTCAAGGCACTTTAGCCCAATTGGGAATAGGTCCTATAATTACGTCAGGACTTATAATGCAAATTCTTGTTGGTTCTAAACTTATAGAGATGGATTTAGCAAATGAGGAAGACCAGATCAAGTTTACTGAAGCTGAAAAGGGATTAGCTTTCATATTCATTATCGTGGAGTCAGCTCTTTTCGGATATGTATTTACAAAAGCCACTAGTAGCCTACTTTTAGCTGCGATAGTGACTGCCCAATTAATAGTAGCGACATACATAATTTTGCTCTTAGATGAAATGATCCAGAAAGGTTGGGGCTTAGGATCAGGGATAAGCTTGTTCATTCTCGCTGGTGTAACAAAAATAATGTTCTGGGATATGTTTGGAATAGCTAATGTTCAAAACCAAGATTTGCCAGTTGGATTTTTCCCAACTTTAGTATCGTATATTGTATCTGGAAAGAATTTGCTTAACTTAATTGTGAACACTAGCACAAAAACGCCATTTCAGCCGGACTTAGTAGGGTTAATATCAACTATTGCATTAATTTTGTTAATAATTTATTTAACTAATATTAATGTACAAATTCCGGTTACTAGTCCTAGACTTAGGGGTATAAGAAGTACCATTCCTTTAAACTTCTTGTATGTAAGTAGCATTCCAGTTATATTTGTAAGCGTTCTGGGTGCTGATTTTGAATTATTTGCCTCAATAGCTTCTGGAGTATCTTCTGCTGCTGGAACAATACTAGGGGATATAGCTAATGCTTTCTTCTTCCCTCCTTCAAATATACCTCACAGCGTATACGCTTTAGTTCTAGATCCGGTAGGTGCGGTAATATATGCTGCTGTATTTATAGTCCTATCGATAGTTTTCGGAATATTATGGATTGATGTTGCTGGGCTAGATCCAGCTACACAAGCTCAACAAATGGTGGAAGCTGGAGTAGAAATACCGGGTATGAGGAATAATCCGAAAGTTATTGAATCTATCTTAGCTAAATATATTTACCCCTTAGGGTTCTACAGCTCACTTATTGTCGGTGTAATAGCTGTGTTAGCAACATTTCTAGGTGTATATGGAACTGGAGTAGGATTGTTATTAGCTGTTACTATAGCGGTTCAATACTATAATTTATTAGCCTATGAGAGGACACTAGAGATGTACCCGTTATTAAAGAGAATTATTGGTGAGTGA
- a CDS encoding adenylate kinase — translation MKIGIVTGIPGVGKTTVLQKVKEILDKEGINNKIINYGDFMLKTAISLGYVNNRDEMRKLPVEKQRQLQIDAAKGIAKEAKEGGDGMLFIDTHAVIKTPSGYLPGLPKYVIEEINPYIIFLLEAEPRLILERQKRDTTRSRTDYSDEKVIIETINFARYAAMASAVLVGATVKVVINAEGDPSIAANEIIRSMK, via the coding sequence TTGAAAATAGGTATAGTAACTGGTATTCCGGGTGTAGGTAAAACTACTGTTCTACAAAAAGTCAAGGAAATTTTAGATAAAGAAGGTATAAATAACAAGATAATCAACTATGGTGACTTCATGTTAAAGACTGCAATAAGCCTTGGTTATGTAAATAATAGGGATGAGATGAGAAAACTTCCAGTAGAGAAGCAGAGGCAACTTCAAATTGATGCAGCTAAAGGCATTGCTAAAGAGGCAAAAGAAGGAGGAGACGGTATGCTATTCATTGACACACATGCTGTCATTAAAACTCCTTCGGGTTATCTACCTGGTCTACCGAAATACGTAATTGAAGAGATAAATCCCTATATTATATTCCTACTTGAAGCGGAACCTAGGTTAATACTTGAAAGACAGAAAAGGGATACGACGAGAAGCAGGACAGACTATAGCGATGAGAAAGTAATTATTGAGACTATAAACTTTGCTAGATACGCTGCTATGGCCTCTGCTGTACTGGTGGGAGCTACTGTGAAGGTAGTTATTAACGCTGAAGGGGATCCGAGCATAGCAGCAAATGAAATAATAAGGTCGATGAAGTGA
- a CDS encoding 50S ribosomal protein L34e yields MPSPQQRSRSLRKVQVRTPSGRTVTHYEDKKNSQALCAICKKPLRGVKTNKIHKYSKTEKRPERPFGGYLCHNCLERLIKLAVRGF; encoded by the coding sequence ATGCCTTCTCCTCAGCAAAGGTCAAGGTCGTTGAGAAAGGTTCAGGTTAGAACACCTTCTGGAAGAACGGTAACTCATTATGAGGATAAGAAAAATTCACAAGCCTTGTGTGCAATATGTAAAAAGCCTTTAAGAGGCGTAAAAACCAATAAGATTCATAAGTACAGTAAAACTGAAAAGAGGCCTGAGAGACCTTTTGGAGGTTATTTATGTCATAATTGTTTAGAAAGATTAATAAAACTAGCAGTAAGAGGGTTTTGA
- the cmk gene encoding (d)CMP kinase — MLIIISGPPGSGKSSVAKILASSLKIEYVSAGMIFRKMAEEKKLSLIELNKMAEKDFNIDKAIDMELFNIIRTSKNLVVESHIAGWLFHNYSDLTVYLTASLHTRAQRVAKRDNISEAEALDQIIKREESHRDRFLRYYGIDMLDLSVFDLVINTENITPSSIVNVIVEYLKGKQIQLSPSR, encoded by the coding sequence ATGTTAATAATAATAAGTGGCCCTCCAGGTAGTGGTAAGTCGTCTGTAGCTAAGATTTTGGCTAGTTCTTTAAAGATAGAATATGTTTCGGCAGGAATGATTTTCAGAAAGATGGCAGAAGAGAAAAAGTTATCACTAATCGAACTGAATAAAATGGCTGAAAAAGACTTTAACATTGATAAGGCTATAGATATGGAATTATTTAACATAATAAGAACAAGCAAAAACTTAGTAGTAGAATCCCATATTGCAGGATGGCTATTTCATAATTACTCGGATTTAACAGTGTATTTAACAGCATCCCTACATACTAGGGCTCAGAGAGTAGCCAAAAGAGATAACATATCAGAAGCCGAAGCATTGGATCAAATAATAAAAAGGGAAGAAAGTCATAGAGACCGTTTTTTACGATATTATGGTATAGATATGTTGGATCTCTCTGTTTTTGATTTAGTAATAAATACTGAAAATATTACACCTTCATCTATAGTTAACGTAATAGTTGAGTATCTAAAAGGAAAACAAATTCAGTTATCTCCCTCACGTTAA
- the cedA1 gene encoding DNA import protein CedA1, which yields MTLESFITNLTGTVTEIGWSIFILAWAVGWALRGSPIPIFRIKRGGQDILEDAIIAAFFLAIGSTVFYLISYVASQV from the coding sequence ATGACGTTAGAATCTTTTATAACAAATTTAACTGGAACAGTCACTGAAATAGGCTGGAGTATCTTCATATTAGCGTGGGCTGTTGGGTGGGCCCTCAGAGGTTCACCAATACCTATATTTAGGATAAAAAGAGGAGGACAAGATATTCTTGAGGATGCTATAATAGCCGCCTTCTTCTTAGCAATAGGGAGTACTGTGTTCTATCTAATATCATATGTGGCATCGCAGGTGTGA
- the cedA gene encoding DNA import protein CedA: MYNIFNILYYAQLLATLTYFLGSLIYGLPIPIYGVKKWAPRLITDAIYVIVWNSIYLAVLSFLTQLLDMLGVSWSNYVIWLNQVLNFEEVLYAILKILIATLNITEAGMVLTIPLGQLMSILLTIITYTESLISISNLIYQYVGVLIALGILFLAIPFRIGRGAGGAMIGTSIVFYVGLPYLPQFLDNLGLNPLNYSVPPSSQNDMYSYFYQQVLPHLITSLILGPSIYIFLLLAFSAGLSNLISGYGSRLPLPIDLY; encoded by the coding sequence ATGTACAATATATTTAACATACTTTATTATGCACAGCTTCTTGCCACTTTAACCTATTTTTTAGGTTCCTTAATTTACGGCCTTCCTATTCCTATATATGGAGTGAAAAAATGGGCTCCTAGACTTATAACGGATGCTATTTACGTGATAGTATGGAATAGCATTTACTTAGCAGTCCTTTCTTTCTTAACTCAATTATTAGACATGTTAGGGGTTAGTTGGTCTAATTATGTGATATGGTTAAACCAAGTATTGAATTTTGAGGAAGTATTATATGCTATTTTGAAGATATTAATAGCAACTCTAAATATTACCGAGGCAGGTATGGTTTTGACAATCCCTTTAGGCCAGCTTATGTCTATTCTACTTACAATTATCACTTACACTGAAAGTTTAATTTCGATATCAAATTTGATATATCAATATGTAGGGGTTCTAATAGCTTTAGGAATACTGTTCTTAGCAATTCCATTCAGGATAGGACGAGGTGCAGGTGGTGCCATGATAGGAACTTCTATAGTATTTTACGTAGGTTTACCTTATTTACCCCAGTTCCTTGATAACTTAGGGCTTAACCCCTTAAACTATTCTGTACCTCCATCAAGCCAAAACGATATGTACTCATACTTTTACCAGCAGGTATTGCCTCATCTAATTACTTCGCTGATTCTAGGCCCTTCAATTTATATATTTCTACTACTGGCTTTTAGTGCGGGTTTATCTAATCTAATATCTGGATATGGTAGTAGATTACCTTTACCTATAGACTTATACTGA
- a CDS encoding archease produces the protein MSIGKKYEFFDHTADIGIKAYGRDLNEAFENAALAVFEVMTDTSKVEPKESREIEINGMDLENLLYRWIESLLVYYDSELLLFGKFKVKIDLENLRLNAIAWGEKFNPDKHERRTVVKAMTYHEMSIVKTNNGYELTFVVDI, from the coding sequence ATGTCAATCGGTAAAAAATACGAATTTTTTGACCATACTGCAGACATAGGGATTAAGGCTTATGGAAGGGATCTAAATGAGGCCTTTGAAAATGCTGCTCTAGCTGTGTTTGAAGTAATGACAGACACTTCTAAGGTAGAACCTAAGGAAAGTAGAGAAATAGAGATTAACGGAATGGATCTTGAAAATTTACTTTATAGATGGATAGAGAGTTTATTAGTTTATTATGATTCCGAACTACTTCTTTTTGGAAAATTTAAGGTAAAAATAGATCTCGAGAACTTAAGACTTAATGCAATAGCGTGGGGGGAGAAGTTTAACCCCGATAAACACGAAAGGAGAACAGTTGTAAAAGCCATGACCTATCACGAAATGAGTATAGTAAAGACCAATAATGGTTATGAACTAACCTTTGTTGTTGATATTTAA
- a CDS encoding archemetzincin: MILVLINFLLSLDHLGEEVIMYRVLLVKLTTFDHLILKEVICHLRKLGFEVHYLNEVVHLNMLMFNWDRLQYDAEKIVNYLSERFSDFPYDSIIAIGHLNVYINNEKYVIGLHKEKIGIVFSYKYEDEKGSIDKFVSRVKKEIVHEIGHTLGLNDCSTPGCVMNEVNSVEDIDKKDYVFCPKCTALLLNINNKG, from the coding sequence TTGATTTTAGTACTAATTAATTTCTTATTATCTTTAGATCATTTAGGAGAAGAGGTAATAATGTATAGGGTATTGTTGGTAAAGCTCACTACATTTGATCACTTAATACTTAAAGAGGTTATATGTCACTTGAGGAAATTGGGCTTCGAAGTTCATTATCTCAATGAAGTTGTGCACCTTAACATGCTTATGTTTAACTGGGACAGACTACAGTATGATGCTGAAAAAATTGTAAATTATTTATCCGAAAGATTCTCAGATTTTCCTTATGACTCAATTATAGCTATTGGTCATTTAAATGTATACATAAATAACGAGAAGTACGTTATAGGACTTCACAAAGAAAAGATAGGTATTGTTTTCTCTTATAAATACGAGGATGAAAAAGGAAGTATAGATAAGTTTGTATCCAGAGTTAAAAAAGAGATAGTACATGAAATAGGACATACTTTAGGACTAAATGATTGTTCAACTCCAGGCTGTGTTATGAATGAGGTAAATTCGGTTGAGGATATAGACAAAAAAGATTATGTTTTTTGTCCCAAATGTACAGCTTTGTTATTAAATATCAACAACAAAGGTTAG
- a CDS encoding glycosyltransferase, protein MIERFSEIIGENELDSIFKIAEKLKGLSILHVNSTPAGGGVAEILSKLVPLMRELGINTDWKIIRGDPEFFKVTKSFHNSLQNGLGELPQGSFEIYRKWQEINGNELDLDYDVVFIHDPQPAGLITFRKKGKWIWRCHIDISNPYQPVWNFLREYIQKYDSVIISSAVFARDDLKNPQFIIPPSIDPLSIKNRDIPEITVKRILYKFDLDPGRPIISQVSRFDRAKDPLGVIRTYKLVKKHADVQLAYVGSPASDDPEGEIVYRETVQAAGDDKDIKLLMLPPNSDLEINAFQRGSTVVMQKSIREGFGLTVSEALWKKKAVIGGNTGGIPLQIIHGVNGYLVNTPEEAAHYALYLIRQKDIREKFGKAGREHVRRNFLITRELRDYLMVATLALGA, encoded by the coding sequence ATGATAGAGAGATTCTCAGAGATTATAGGAGAAAATGAATTGGATAGTATTTTTAAGATAGCCGAAAAACTAAAAGGTTTATCAATTCTTCACGTTAATTCTACTCCAGCTGGAGGAGGAGTAGCAGAGATTCTAAGTAAGCTAGTTCCCTTGATGAGAGAGCTAGGAATCAACACGGATTGGAAGATTATAAGAGGGGATCCTGAGTTTTTCAAAGTCACTAAGTCCTTTCATAACTCCTTACAAAACGGATTAGGAGAGTTGCCACAAGGTTCATTTGAGATTTATAGAAAATGGCAAGAAATAAACGGAAACGAACTTGATTTAGATTATGATGTAGTGTTTATTCACGACCCGCAACCAGCCGGGCTAATAACCTTCAGAAAGAAAGGCAAATGGATATGGAGATGTCATATTGATATATCAAACCCATATCAACCAGTATGGAACTTCTTACGTGAATACATACAGAAATATGATTCAGTAATAATATCTTCAGCTGTATTTGCGAGGGACGACTTAAAGAATCCCCAGTTTATAATTCCTCCATCTATAGATCCCTTGAGTATAAAGAATAGAGATATTCCAGAGATTACAGTTAAGAGAATCTTGTATAAGTTCGACTTAGATCCAGGTAGACCTATTATAAGTCAAGTATCAAGATTTGATAGAGCAAAAGACCCGTTAGGTGTTATAAGGACTTATAAATTAGTTAAGAAGCATGCAGATGTACAGCTAGCTTATGTAGGTAGTCCAGCATCAGATGATCCTGAAGGAGAGATTGTGTATAGAGAGACTGTTCAAGCCGCTGGAGATGATAAAGACATTAAGCTTCTAATGTTACCTCCTAATAGCGATCTAGAGATTAATGCATTCCAAAGGGGATCAACTGTAGTCATGCAGAAGTCCATTAGGGAAGGGTTTGGTCTGACTGTTAGCGAAGCACTATGGAAGAAAAAGGCTGTAATAGGTGGTAATACCGGAGGTATACCCTTACAAATAATTCATGGCGTGAACGGATATCTTGTAAATACTCCGGAGGAAGCAGCACATTACGCACTATATCTAATAAGACAAAAGGATATAAGAGAGAAGTTTGGAAAAGCTGGAAGAGAACACGTAAGGAGAAACTTCCTCATAACTAGGGAGCTCAGGGATTATTTAATGGTAGCTACTCTTGCTTTAGGGGCTTAA
- a CDS encoding DUF5752 family protein yields MYEILEKPANKPFEFYAAYYPPIYAGFKAATIDELIEGIKKVDGFSIFYHVFHPLFSSHVVPEDMSNDFATWIRDELGDRLLAQKISDIEGKEPRTVENVREDLIKILSEARISKTANKPFYFITCKPVVYNTGRVAKSLAEFIDIIASISIRSIAYHFIFRRIIGYEDKNDFSKWIEDNYGLTELSKKLSSLDPQTYTDEEMLREDLLKIFEQELLSK; encoded by the coding sequence ATGTATGAGATACTTGAAAAACCTGCAAATAAACCGTTTGAATTTTATGCAGCCTACTATCCGCCGATTTATGCAGGCTTTAAGGCTGCAACTATTGACGAACTAATAGAGGGTATAAAGAAGGTTGACGGGTTTTCAATCTTTTATCACGTATTTCACCCTCTGTTTTCGAGCCATGTAGTACCAGAAGATATGAGTAACGATTTTGCAACATGGATAAGAGATGAACTAGGTGATAGACTTTTAGCTCAAAAAATATCTGATATAGAAGGAAAAGAGCCAAGGACTGTTGAAAACGTAAGGGAAGATTTAATAAAAATTTTATCCGAGGCGAGGATCTCGAAAACAGCTAATAAACCATTTTATTTCATAACTTGTAAACCGGTAGTGTACAATACAGGGAGAGTAGCAAAGAGCTTAGCTGAGTTCATTGACATAATCGCTTCAATAAGTATTAGGTCTATTGCCTATCACTTTATCTTTAGGCGTATTATTGGATACGAAGATAAGAATGATTTCTCAAAATGGATAGAAGATAATTATGGATTGACTGAACTATCAAAGAAGCTTAGTTCACTCGACCCACAAACATATACTGATGAGGAGATGTTAAGGGAAGATCTTCTAAAAATATTTGAGCAGGAGTTGTTGTCAAAATGA
- a CDS encoding class I SAM-dependent methyltransferase: MKKIKEIIFVNDVVNGIPLSLESSYGLFSKDKLDLGTKVMLENLIIPESGVVADVGCGYGPIGIYLALKNPSLKVYMLDVDKKAVYYSRKNVSRYGLENRVHVIQSDIFENIPPEIKFNAIYSNPPLKAGKAFIERLASTSYDRVSEGGLIQLVVYKGEENVINLFRQKFKNVEVYKRIKGYSIIVIRKD; the protein is encoded by the coding sequence ATGAAAAAGATTAAAGAAATAATTTTTGTAAACGATGTAGTTAACGGTATACCCTTGTCTTTAGAGAGTTCTTATGGTCTATTCTCTAAGGATAAACTAGACTTAGGTACTAAGGTAATGCTAGAGAACCTAATAATACCCGAGAGCGGGGTAGTTGCCGATGTAGGTTGTGGTTACGGTCCAATAGGAATTTATTTGGCATTAAAAAACCCTAGTCTTAAGGTTTACATGCTTGATGTTGATAAGAAAGCTGTCTATTATTCCAGAAAAAACGTTAGTAGATACGGGCTTGAAAACAGAGTCCACGTTATCCAAAGTGATATATTTGAAAACATACCACCAGAGATTAAATTTAATGCAATTTACTCTAACCCACCCTTAAAGGCTGGAAAAGCATTCATAGAGAGACTAGCAAGTACTAGCTACGACAGAGTTTCCGAAGGTGGACTAATACAGCTCGTAGTATACAAGGGTGAAGAAAACGTGATTAATTTATTTAGACAGAAATTCAAAAACGTTGAGGTTTATAAGAGGATTAAGGGATACTCGATTATAGTTATAAGGAAAGACTGA
- a CDS encoding RNA-guided pseudouridylation complex pseudouridine synthase subunit Cbf5, which yields MENATKLMSLISKAGKEYVCIMQVHCDYKMDELKEIVNQFIGEIYQRPPVRSSVKRRTRKRRVYSIDILETEGRLVLMKIASEPGTYMRKICHDIGILLGCGAHMRELRRTRSGIFTEDSNLVTLHEISEALYMYKHCKDESDLRRILLPMEFAVCGIPKVVIDDDAVNAITYGATLNAPGVVAFQNFKKGENVAIMTLKGEIVAIGESNINSNELQNVKKGIVVKPKRVLMERDVYPKGWKKNEKD from the coding sequence ATGGAAAATGCAACAAAACTGATGAGCCTTATTAGTAAAGCTGGTAAGGAATATGTCTGCATTATGCAAGTGCACTGCGATTATAAAATGGATGAGCTAAAAGAGATAGTTAACCAATTCATTGGTGAAATATATCAGAGGCCTCCAGTGAGATCTTCAGTGAAAAGAAGGACAAGAAAAAGAAGAGTATATAGTATAGACATCCTTGAGACTGAAGGAAGATTGGTACTCATGAAAATAGCCTCTGAGCCTGGTACTTATATGAGAAAAATATGTCATGATATCGGGATATTACTTGGTTGTGGAGCTCATATGAGAGAACTAAGAAGAACGAGATCAGGAATATTCACCGAGGACTCAAACTTAGTTACTCTCCACGAGATCTCAGAGGCACTTTACATGTATAAACACTGCAAAGATGAGAGTGACCTAAGAAGAATTTTGCTCCCCATGGAATTTGCAGTGTGTGGAATCCCAAAAGTAGTAATCGATGATGACGCGGTTAATGCCATTACTTATGGTGCTACATTAAATGCACCGGGTGTAGTGGCATTTCAGAACTTTAAGAAAGGTGAAAATGTGGCCATAATGACACTAAAAGGAGAAATTGTAGCAATTGGGGAAAGTAACATAAACAGTAACGAACTACAAAACGTGAAGAAAGGAATTGTAGTAAAACCTAAGAGAGTCTTAATGGAAAGAGACGTTTATCCGAAGGGATGGAAAAAGAATGAAAAAGATTAA
- a CDS encoding tRNA pseudouridine synthase A, producing the protein MYKFLEKIDYFCNYSNSWNILREAQTDDKYGFYPDKRPIEVLLRNAIINLDKPAGPTSHEVAYWVKKMFNLNKVGHGGTLEHV; encoded by the coding sequence ATGTATAAATTTTTAGAAAAGATAGATTATTTTTGTAATTACAGTAATAGTTGGAATATACTTCGAGAAGCCCAAACAGATGATAAATACGGCTTCTATCCCGATAAAAGACCTATAGAGGTCCTGCTTAGAAACGCAATAATAAACTTAGATAAGCCAGCGGGTCCTACAAGCCATGAAGTTGCATATTGGGTTAAGAAAATGTTCAACTTGAACAAAGTAGGCCATGGGGGGACCCTAGAGCACGTTTAA
- a CDS encoding 50S ribosomal protein L14e → MSIIEVGRICVKTRGREAGKKCVIVDIIDENYVLVTGPKDVNGVKRRRVNILHIEPTDKKININKGASDEDVKRAIQEAGLTDYMKETIKPRISVI, encoded by the coding sequence ATGTCGATAATAGAGGTAGGCAGGATTTGTGTTAAGACCAGAGGAAGGGAAGCCGGTAAGAAATGTGTAATAGTTGATATAATTGACGAGAATTACGTACTAGTAACCGGACCTAAAGATGTAAATGGAGTAAAGAGGAGAAGAGTTAATATATTACACATAGAGCCAACAGACAAAAAGATAAACATAAACAAAGGGGCAAGTGATGAAGACGTAAAGAGAGCAATACAAGAAGCCGGTCTCACGGATTATATGAAGGAAACAATAAAACCTAGGATATCTGTGATTTAA